A stretch of the Candidatus Kapaibacterium sp. genome encodes the following:
- a CDS encoding rhodanese-like domain-containing protein encodes MYKKILQKKAYKKITADDLKFVMENDEPPLLVDVCEEWEFHRNHIEGAVNIPLSIIDTFVHEITTKYPEYNEIVVYCTFGVRSKTAATILNKHGFKNVYSLIGGSTSYFRSQQ; translated from the coding sequence GTGTACAAGAAAATTTTACAAAAGAAAGCTTACAAAAAAATAACAGCTGACGATTTGAAATTCGTAATGGAAAATGACGAACCGCCTTTGTTAGTTGACGTTTGCGAAGAATGGGAATTCCATCGCAATCATATTGAAGGAGCTGTAAATATACCGTTATCCATAATTGATACATTTGTTCATGAAATAACAACAAAGTATCCTGAATATAATGAAATAGTCGTGTATTGCACTTTCGGTGTTCGTAGCAAAACCGCAGCAACGATTCTGAACAAGCACGGCTTCAAAAACGTCTATTCGCTAATTGGGGGAAGTACGTCTTATTTTCGTTCACAACAATGA